From Herpetosiphonaceae bacterium:
AGATGGTGATGCCGGGGGACAACGTCCAGATGGGCGTGGAGCTGATCGTGCCGGTGGCGATCGAAGAAGGCTTGCGGTTCGCGATCCGCGAAGGCGGGCGGACGGTAGGCGCCGGTGTCGTCACCAAGATCGAAGAGTAACTCGCATAGCACACACGGCAGGGTGAGGGATCACGCATCCCTCACCCCTTAGCTACTTCTAAGGATAGGGACATGGCTTCAAAGAAGGGCAATCGCATCGTTATCACCCTGGCGTGTACCGAGTGCCGCGAGCGCAACTACACGTCGCAGAAGAACCGCAAGAACGACCAGGGCCGTCTGGAGCTTCAGAAATACTGCCCGCGCTGCCGCGTCCATCGGCCGCACCGGGAAACCAAGTAGCGTCAGGCACACGATCGACCGAACCGCGAGACAGGCGTCTCGCTGCCTACACCGACCGAGAACAGCGGTCTAAAAGGAGCGCACAGTGGCCGTGGTCAAAGACAGCAAACAAGAAGGCGGCATCCAGCGTTGGTTCCAAGAAACGCGCGGGGAGCTGCGTAAAGTCGTATGGCCGACCCGCGAAGAGGCTCTGCGGCTAACGTACGTCGTTATCGCGATCTCGCTGGTTATGGGTGCCGTGCTGGGACTGATGGATCTGACCCTCAACACGCTCTACGGCCTGCTGGTATAGGATCATTGCTGGCGTTGAGCTGGGAGGCGACAAGTGGCCGAACGTGATGAAACAGCACGAGTAACACCGCCAGAAGGTGAAGAGATCCGCTGGTACGTGATCCATACCTACTCGGGCTACGAAAACAAGGTCAAGCAAAATCTGGAGCATCGCATCGAATCGATGGAGATGAGCGACCAGATTTTTCGCGTCGTCGTGCCGACCGAGGAAGAGATCGAGATCAAGAACGGTCAGCGTCGAACGGTCAACAAAAAAGTTTTTCCAGGCTATGTTCTGGTGCAGATGAAGCTGACCGACGACTCGTGGTACGTTGTGCGGAACACGCCCGGCGTCACCGGATTTGTTGGCCTGGGCACGCGGCCCACACCGCTGGAAGACAGCGAGGTCAAGGCGATCCTCAAGCAGATGGAAGAGGAAGCGCCCAAGGTGCGGGTCAACTACCAGGTCGGCCAGGCCGTCAAGATCACTGATGGACCGTTCACCGATTTCGAGGGCACCGTCGATGCCATCGACCAGGAGAAGGGTCGTGTGCGGGTGATGGTGTCGTTCTTTGGCCGCGACATGCCCGTCGAGCTTGATTTTCTTCAGGTCATGCGACTGGTAGATTAGAAAGAAATGCGCCATTCGATCGAGTGATGCAGGCGCTTCCCGACGGATAACGCCTGGACGCTCTTGACGCTTTCGCTTTTGATACAGTCTTTTATCGGAGGTATCCGTGGCAAAAAAAGTCACCGCTGTCGTACGGCTCCAGCTTCCGGCTGGCAAGGCCAATCCGGCACCGCCAGTCGGCCCCGCGCTGGGCGCGACCGGCATCAACATCATGGGTTTTTGTAAGGAGTATAACGAGCGCACCGCGTCCCAGGTCGGGATGATCATCCCGGTCGAAATTACGGTGTTCTCGGACCGCTCCTTTACCTTTATCACGCGCACGCCGCCCGCCGCCGATCTACTGCGCAAGGCCGCGAAGATCGACAAGGGCACCGGCACGCCGAGCCGCGCGGTCGCGGGATCGATCAGTCGCGCGCAACTGCGCCAGATCGCCGAAACCAAGATGGCCGACCTGAACGCGGTTGACGTCGAGGGGGCGGAGAAGATCATCGCTGGCACCGCGCGCTCGATGGGCATCGCCATCAGCGACTAATAGGGAGCACAGCCAGACAAAGAACAAAGAACAAAGGATTGATACGCCTGAGCTGCGCTCATACGTCTTTGTGCGCCGGGCGCCCTTTGGGCATGGCACCCGGTTTCGTTGTTCTTTGTGCTTCCTAAGAGTCCTTGTACATTTAGCAAGATCTGATATACTGCAACGGCTGCGCTTCGAGTCGTCAAAGCACTCGGCGCAGCACGATTATGTCTAGGGTGGGAGAGCATCGGCTCGCTATCACCACAGGAGAATATTCATGGCTCAGAAGCACGGTAAAAAGTATCTGGCGGCGGCTGCCAAAGTCGATCGCGACCGCATTTACTCGCCCGACGAGGCAGCGCAGCTTGTCAAGGATACGTCCTACACGAATTTCGACGGCACCGTCGAGGCCCATCTGCGGCTCGGCATCGATCCGCGCCACGCGGACCAGCAGGTGCGCACCACTGTCTCGCTGCCGCACGGCACCGGCAAGCAGGTGCGTGTCGCCGTGTTTGCGCAGGGGGACGCCTCGCGCCTCGCGGAGCAGGCAGGCGCGGATGTTGTCGGCGCGGACGACCTGATCACGCGGATCGAGAAAGAAGACTTTCTTGAGTTCGACGTGGCGATTGCGACGCCCGACATGATGGGCAAGGTAGGCAAGCTTGGCCGCATCCTTGGTCGGCGTGGCCTGATGCCCAACCCGAAGAGCGGCACAGTCGTGCAGCCTCAGGATATGGCCCGCGCGATCGGCGAGCTGCGCCGGGGCAAGGTCGAGTTCCGCAACGATAAGACCGGCCTGCTGCACGTGGCGATCGGCAAGACCTCGTTCAGCGCCGAGCAGATCCGCGATAATTTTGCGGCGCTGATGGATGCCGTCAAGGCGGCTAAGCCGAGCGGCGCGAAGGGCGTGTACATCAAGAGCATCACGCTGACCAACACGATGGGACCTGGCATTCCGATCGACATCAGCGCGGCGCAGAGCTTGAGCGTCGCCCAAGAATAACGCGATCCTTTTGGGCTATTGTGTGGTAGAATACTCCAGGCAATAGCACTATTCTTATAACTGCATAGCCCTAGACAGCCGGCGCTCACAATGAGCTTAATGGCCCAGCCACCTGCCGAGGCACCCAGATGCATCAGATGCCACGATTGATGGCTGCGTGTATTGTGTGGTTTCGCTGTCTAGGACATGCGAAACCATTTTGTTTGCAAAGGGGGTGAATCTATGCCGAATAAGCAAAACCTGGCTGCTGTCGAAGAGCTGAAGGATAAACTGGGCCGCTCACAGTTGACGCTGGTCAGCGAGTACCGTGGCCTGACGGTAGCCGAGATGGCCGATCTGCGCAACGCGGTGCGCAAGACCAACGCCGAAGTGATCGTCGCCAAGAATACGCTGACGAAGATCGCGGCGAACGAGATCGGCATCACCGGCCTCGACGAGTTCCTGGGCGGTCCGGTCGCGCTGACTCTGGCCTACGGCGATCCCGTGGCGGCGGCGAAAGCCCTCAACGATTACCTGAAGGGCGCGAAGAAGGCGATGACCGTGCGCGGCGGTATGCTGGGCACGACCCGGCTCACGGGCGGCGATCTGGATCGGGTTGCCAGCACGCCGAGCCGCGAGCAGAGCATCGCCCGGATCATGGGCGGCGTGAACGCTCCGGCCAGCCGCATCGTCGGCGCGCTCAACGGCGTGATGCGCAACATCGCCTACATCCTGTCGCAGGTCGGCGAGGGCAAGGCGAATCCTGGCGGCGCAGCCACCGAGGCATAGAAGGAAAATCGTGCAGCGCTCAGGTTGCTGAGCGGCAGCTTGATATTGATCTATTCACTTTATCTATAGGAGAACCTAAGCAATGGCATCCGAGAAAGTTCAGAATATTCTGGAGCAGATCCAGGGCTTGACGCTGCTTGAGGCGGCTGAGCTGTCGAAGGCGATGGAAGAGGCGTTCGGCGTGAGCGCCGCGGCTCCCGTGATGATGGGCGGCATGGCTCCTGCGGCTGGCGGCGACGGCGGCGCGGCTGCTCCGGCGGTGGTCGAGAAGGACGAGTTCGATGTGATCCTGACGGCGGCGGGCGCGAACAAGATCAACGTGATCAAGGCGGTCCGTGAGCTGACCAGCCTGGGCCTGAAGGAGGCCAAGGATCTCGTCGACGGCGCGCCGAAGCCGGTCAAGGAAGGCGTGTCGAAGGAAGAGGCCGAGGCTGCCCGCGCCAAGCTGGCGGATGCGGGCGCGTCGGTCGAGGTCAAGTAACGACTTCAATCGCGGATGGGGCGAGCATAATGCTCGCCTCGTTTGTGTTTAAGATAGCTGCCTATCCATAATTTCATCTAGGGCAGGGCTGCGGAAGGCACGCATGATCCTTCGAGCAAATAAAAGAGAGCTTCTCTCATTTCGTGAAGGCATAAACATATACACCACCCACATTATCAATATCAGTTGGGCCAATTTTACACTTAAATATAATGTTGAATCCCATCAACTTTAGCAGTCTTTCATAATGTTCACAAGAAACTTTAAAGTCTCCCCATCCTTTTAGCCCAGACTCTAAGGCTCCTTCTTCTAAACGTTCCAAGATCGGATGGTTTTCTGCCTTGGCAATAGAAATTATATGATGATGATACAATTCCAAAGCTCGTTTCCTCGCATTATCATCTTTATCATCATGTTCCGGCAAAAATTCATCTCCAACAATGACAACCCCACCATCTTCAAGATTACTTTGGATATTTCTAAAATATTTAGGTTTATCCAAAAAGTAGATGTGATGATCTGCAAAAGAAGAGACGATAAACTTAAACTTACCACCTGGATTGTATCGTCTACTATCTTTGTTCATCGGCTCAAATTTTGTATTTCGGCATTCCATGTCTGATATCAAGCGTGCCATGTTCTTCTTTAAGAGATGGAAGCACGCCCAGTCAATCTCCATAGCGACAATGTCTAAGTTTTCAAGCTGTGCTAACCTCTTCGTAAATATTCCTGTTCCAGCACCCAGCTCTAAAACTCGCTCCACAGAGCTTGTATCACTTCGGTACTGATTTATAAGTTCAATCATTTTATCCATCATTTGTGAGTAATAGGCATGTTCTTCTTCATGTTCATCATACTCAGTAACTTCTATATAAGACGACATCTCTACCTGTCTTTTTCCAAATGCCCTAAATTCAGGAGTAAAGACTTTGTCTAACAAATCCTCTACTTGCCGATCATCCTCCACATTTATCGTCTTATCAATAAGAATTGCAATCTTAAGAATTCCAGATATAGCCTCTTCATGCCTGGATACTTCGGAGGCAAGGGTAGAAAAACGAATCATCTTTAGAGGGAGCGCACCTCGTTCCTGAGATGATGACTCGGCATAGTAGGCAAGGAGTGGTGTTGATGCACCTCCAACGATACTAAAATCTTGAACGTAATCTGGATATTCACCAGCCAATCTATTGAAGCTCAAGGCATAAACGTTGTACTGGCTAGCGTGTCTTAGCAACATTGCCAGATTGGCCTTTAGATGATCACGTTCACGGAATACGAAAACTCGCGTACTATCTTTGTTAGTTGCTTTTCGTATCTCCTCACCCTCCTTTTGGGGCCAAAATTTCTCAATGGCATCAACTATAGCGATAGCTTTCACAACTGGATTAAATGTCTTTAGCAAATTAACCAAATGCAAAGGATACAAAGTAAGGGGAACATCATAATAAGGACCAGCCTCCTTTAAGCTAGTTTTGACCTGCTGTAATGAATCAAATATTACTTGTGTAAAGTATCTATTTTCCGCAAACCACTTCCTGTCTCGTACTTCAGCCAGTGTATCAGCTAATTCTTGATTAAGATGACCAAGGCCAATCGAAATATCTGAATGAACAGATGGAATTTCATTTAATTCCTTATCAAGATCTGCCCACAAGTAGTCAAAGTTAATGTCAAGCTGACCTTGAAAGACCTTTTGGTCGCCTAATATCTCATTGATCGCAAAAACCAGCTTTCTTGTACCAGCCTTATCGGCCTTAACAGCATTGAATTGCTCTAGTGGTGGTTTAAGGTCGCTAGCTTCGAGGTCATATAAGTAGGGACACACAGAGCCTTCACCAGCAGTTTTTGATAAAGCACCACTTTCAAACAATAACCAGGGAGCTTTCAAGTTCTCCGGTGTAAGGCACAAAATACCAAAGACACTCTCCCGTAATGCTGCATTGATAACCTCACTCCATCTTGCAGCAGCACGGATATCTACGGTCGATACAAAGACTTCTACCGGGGCAGTCTGAAAAACCCTTTTCAACCAGGGGGCTATAGCATCTGCTATTTGTCGGCTCCGTCGCCCCGACCAACTAATAAATATTTTCATCTCCAAGCTCCTACACCAAGTTCTAGTTTGTTATTGTGGTGGAGAAAAGATATACCAGCAATAATACAAGATTCATGTTCGTTTGAGAACCCCAGAGATAATCGGGAGAGAACGGAGATGGGTGTTTCAGAGGGGCTCGCGTGAAGGCCAGCGGATGCTGACGACGATCGGGCCTCGGCCCGCCACGAGTGCGGCACATGCGGCCCCCACAGCACAAAATCGCCCTCATGCTCCAGCAGCACATCGCGATCGGGAAAGCTGATCCGAAAGCGTCCGCGCACCAGAATGCTGATCGTCGTGGCGTCGTTGGCGGACCACGTGGCGCCGGTCTGGCCTGCGGGATGATCGCCCCACTTGCTCTCAACCTCTGATGAGTGCAGCGGAGCGCCGGGCAGGCCCATGAAGTGGCCGACGAACCAGCCGCGCCGCGCTACCTCACGTGCATTTCCGGCGTAGATCTCCATACAACTCCTAGCAGCCATATTCATCGTTCGCAAAGCCGATCGCTTGCAAGCTCTGCTACACTATGCTTGGGCAGAACGATACTCACACATACTAATTCCCCTGTTCAATCCTTGCCGACGATAACATACACTCGTATTGCGCGAAGCAGCGCTGGGCATCATAAGCATCTATCCCATCAGCATGGCTGGTGATGCATGCATGTGAAGGAGCGGAGCGATGAGCACAGCACCACTTGAGAGCGGAACATACGATTGGCGTCAGACGAAGTTATGGCAACTGCTTGAGCAAACTGACAAACCGGAAGCCGAACCCGTCCGAACCACGCTTCAAGTGTGGCTGCCTACCATCCAGAAGATCTTGAATCAAGGAGGCACCGCTCCGCTGGATTTCACGCTACACGATGCAGAACATTCCTTCCGAGTCGCCGAGCGCATGGTCGATGTTATACCGGACGATGTTTTAGCGGAGCTATCGACCTACGAGCTAGCGCTCCTGCTGCTGTCCGCCTACCTCCACGATATTGGGATGACCCCCGGCCAGAGTTTGCTCAGATCGCACCATGATTACCTGCTCACCGGCGACCGTCAAGGACTTGATCAAGCACAGATCGACACCTTCCAAACCTGGCTCGACGATTGGAACGAAGATATAACCATTCCGCTTGCCGAGGGCACGCCCACACCGGCGACGCTCTGTAAAGCGCAATTGCTCATCACGCACTACTGCCGCGCACGCCATGTGGATTGGAGCGAGAAGTGGATCGACGACAACTTCACCGAGCAAAAACAAAAGCTTGGCTCCTACGCCCAATGGATCGAAGACCTCAAAACGCTGTGCCGCAGCCATCATCAAGGCTATGCCGAGCTCATGGAGACGCGCTTCGATCCCAAGCCCGTGGGAAGTGCGGGCATGGTCGTTCATCTGCGCTACCTCGCGGCTGTGCTGCGTGTGGCCGATATTCTAGAGTTCGATCCTGAGCGAACGCCGGAGGTCGTCTTCCAGCACCGCGCTGTGAGCCCAGGCAGCGCTATCTATTGGTATAAAGATCATTCCGTCACCTCTCTCTTCGACAACCGGCGGCTGACCATCTCCGCCGAGTCGCCGGATGCGCGGATTCACCGCGCGATCGAGATCATGACCGACGACATCGAGGCCGAGCTGCAACTTGTGCGCCGAATTGACGATGAGAAACGTTTTGAAATCGCCAATTTTCAAGAGGAACCGCTCCCGCATCAGTGGAACATTCTTCCCGATGTGCGCCGTAACATTCGTCCCCGGCACGATGCCTACGAATATATCGACGGCGCATTTCGCCCCGACACTCAAAAACTGCTGCAACTGCTATCCGGCAAAGAATTATATGGCGATGAGATGGTTGCCATTCGTGAGCTGCTGCAAAACGCTTTTGACGCGGTACGTGAGCAGATCGCGTATGAGCGGCTGAACAGGCAGCATCCGGGCGATCCCAAGTGGGAAGAAAGACTCGGCGACATTCATGAGGTCGAAGTGCGCCTGGAATTCGATGGAGATGAGATCTGGCTGGTCTGCACCGACGACGGCGTAGGCATGACCAAAGCGATTATTCGTGATTACCTGCTGGTAAGCGGCAACGCGCATCACCGTGATGTGCGCTTATTGGAGCGTCGCTGTAGGAAGGCAGGGTTTGAGCTTGGGCGTACCGGACAGTTTGGCATCGGCGTGCTCAGCTACTTCATGATCGCCGACCAGGTGCAGATCCGCACACGCCGCAGCGGTCTTGCCGGAGACGCCGAGCTAACCGGCTGGTCTTTCGAGACAGAGGGCATTGGATCGTTTGGTGAGCTGAGGAAGGATCAAGGATGGCGACAAGGCACGCAGGTGCGGCTGCGGTTGAGTCAGCAAGGAATCCAAGCGCTTGGAAAGTCACAATATGACTCCTTTGAAACCGAGTTCTCAGAGTCCCTAGAAACCCCTCATGGTAATCTTCAAGATCACATGCGTGTTAGATTAGCCGATTACCTCAATGACACGTTACGCTATGTTCCGTGCAACGTTCGATTGACTACGAATCTTAGCAAGGGCGCACTTCTTACTCTGAATCCCGGATGGACGCGAGAGCCAGGCGACTTGTCAGGTATTTGGTCAGATATCGGAGAACTGATGAGTAGATCCACAGCACGTCAAAATACTGAGGATGAGCTGCTGCCTGCTCGACTTAGAGAGGAGCACGAAGCTAAACGCCAGAAAGACGAAGAGGAATGGGCCTCTTATAAGAGTCTACCTCACGAGATCCAGAGTTGTTTGACATGGGAGACAGTTGTGGGCAGCCTTCCCAACAACTTAGGAAGTTTTCGCATCCATATTCCCGTGTTTAAGCTTGAGGGAGGGCACTCACACTTTTTTGCACGCCTGGCGAAAGACGATGGTCAGATCAGTATAAGATTGCTTGGTGGTTGTCACTTTTACATTCCACAGGCCAAACTTTATATGAGCTGGAAAGGTATGGCTCTTGATTCAAATAGCGCACCTTTTGTGAGGTACTCTTACGTTAGAAGTATATTTGAGAATCCGCTAAAGAATGCAATCGTTGAGATAGATTGGCACAGTATGGAGGTTGGTGTTCTCTCGGTAAGTCGGGAGAAGATTATTTTAAGTGAGGTTGGAAAGGAGGCATTAGATTGGCTTCAACTGCCCATAAGAACAAAAATCGAAGAGTTTATATCCAAGAACCAAGACTCGCCTTTTGTCCAACTCAGCCAACTCC
This genomic window contains:
- the tuf gene encoding elongation factor Tu (EF-Tu; promotes GTP-dependent binding of aminoacyl-tRNA to the A-site of ribosomes during protein biosynthesis; when the tRNA anticodon matches the mRNA codon, GTP hydrolysis results; the inactive EF-Tu-GDP leaves the ribosome and release of GDP is promoted by elongation factor Ts; many prokaryotes have two copies of the gene encoding EF-Tu), which produces MVMPGDNVQMGVELIVPVAIEEGLRFAIREGGRTVGAGVVTKIEE
- the rpmG gene encoding 50S ribosomal protein L33, with the translated sequence MASKKGNRIVITLACTECRERNYTSQKNRKNDQGRLELQKYCPRCRVHRPHRETK
- the secE gene encoding preprotein translocase subunit SecE, with protein sequence MAVVKDSKQEGGIQRWFQETRGELRKVVWPTREEALRLTYVVIAISLVMGAVLGLMDLTLNTLYGLLV
- the nusG gene encoding transcription termination/antitermination protein NusG; its protein translation is MRWYVIHTYSGYENKVKQNLEHRIESMEMSDQIFRVVVPTEEEIEIKNGQRRTVNKKVFPGYVLVQMKLTDDSWYVVRNTPGVTGFVGLGTRPTPLEDSEVKAILKQMEEEAPKVRVNYQVGQAVKITDGPFTDFEGTVDAIDQEKGRVRVMVSFFGRDMPVELDFLQVMRLVD
- the rplK gene encoding 50S ribosomal protein L11 yields the protein MAKKVTAVVRLQLPAGKANPAPPVGPALGATGINIMGFCKEYNERTASQVGMIIPVEITVFSDRSFTFITRTPPAADLLRKAAKIDKGTGTPSRAVAGSISRAQLRQIAETKMADLNAVDVEGAEKIIAGTARSMGIAISD
- the rplA gene encoding 50S ribosomal protein L1: MAQKHGKKYLAAAAKVDRDRIYSPDEAAQLVKDTSYTNFDGTVEAHLRLGIDPRHADQQVRTTVSLPHGTGKQVRVAVFAQGDASRLAEQAGADVVGADDLITRIEKEDFLEFDVAIATPDMMGKVGKLGRILGRRGLMPNPKSGTVVQPQDMARAIGELRRGKVEFRNDKTGLLHVAIGKTSFSAEQIRDNFAALMDAVKAAKPSGAKGVYIKSITLTNTMGPGIPIDISAAQSLSVAQE
- the rplJ gene encoding 50S ribosomal protein L10; the protein is MPNKQNLAAVEELKDKLGRSQLTLVSEYRGLTVAEMADLRNAVRKTNAEVIVAKNTLTKIAANEIGITGLDEFLGGPVALTLAYGDPVAAAKALNDYLKGAKKAMTVRGGMLGTTRLTGGDLDRVASTPSREQSIARIMGGVNAPASRIVGALNGVMRNIAYILSQVGEGKANPGGAATEA
- the rplL gene encoding 50S ribosomal protein L7/L12, which codes for MASEKVQNILEQIQGLTLLEAAELSKAMEEAFGVSAAAPVMMGGMAPAAGGDGGAAAPAVVEKDEFDVILTAAGANKINVIKAVRELTSLGLKEAKDLVDGAPKPVKEGVSKEEAEAARAKLADAGASVEVK
- a CDS encoding methyltransferase domain-containing protein, whose product is MKIFISWSGRRSRQIADAIAPWLKRVFQTAPVEVFVSTVDIRAAARWSEVINAALRESVFGILCLTPENLKAPWLLFESGALSKTAGEGSVCPYLYDLEASDLKPPLEQFNAVKADKAGTRKLVFAINEILGDQKVFQGQLDINFDYLWADLDKELNEIPSVHSDISIGLGHLNQELADTLAEVRDRKWFAENRYFTQVIFDSLQQVKTSLKEAGPYYDVPLTLYPLHLVNLLKTFNPVVKAIAIVDAIEKFWPQKEGEEIRKATNKDSTRVFVFRERDHLKANLAMLLRHASQYNVYALSFNRLAGEYPDYVQDFSIVGGASTPLLAYYAESSSQERGALPLKMIRFSTLASEVSRHEEAISGILKIAILIDKTINVEDDRQVEDLLDKVFTPEFRAFGKRQVEMSSYIEVTEYDEHEEEHAYYSQMMDKMIELINQYRSDTSSVERVLELGAGTGIFTKRLAQLENLDIVAMEIDWACFHLLKKNMARLISDMECRNTKFEPMNKDSRRYNPGGKFKFIVSSFADHHIYFLDKPKYFRNIQSNLEDGGVVIVGDEFLPEHDDKDDNARKRALELYHHHIISIAKAENHPILERLEEGALESGLKGWGDFKVSCEHYERLLKLMGFNIIFKCKIGPTDIDNVGGVYVYAFTK